One Sphingobacteruim zhuxiongii DNA window includes the following coding sequences:
- a CDS encoding N-acetylmuramoyl-L-alanine amidase family protein, with amino-acid sequence MNSRKSTKLVLAIIGIAAPLFLIGNYTGYSKSDLEPQQVANNKTFKLVVIDPGHGGKLPGAYGKNSAEKDIVLQVSLKLKEAIEKELPGVKAILTRESDIDVPFHERSNIANRNHADLFISIHCNSANSDQRVKGKNGRYSTRTIYRPGVSGTETFVCGYNRLQRGESDVAMRENADILMEENYQENYNGFDPNDPSSYIIFSLLKRTYREKSIKFASYVQNEYVGKGRLDRGVQELSLAVLAGASMPAVLTEIGFISNPDEESYMLSEVGQAEIVKNLVDAIRRYKQGNEAIAQQ; translated from the coding sequence ATGAATTCTAGGAAATCAACCAAATTAGTATTAGCAATTATTGGAATTGCTGCCCCCTTATTTTTAATCGGAAATTACACAGGTTATTCCAAGTCGGATTTGGAACCGCAACAAGTGGCAAATAATAAAACTTTCAAGCTTGTCGTTATTGACCCGGGACATGGTGGTAAACTACCTGGCGCTTATGGTAAGAACTCTGCGGAAAAAGATATTGTCTTGCAAGTTTCATTGAAATTAAAAGAAGCTATCGAAAAAGAACTCCCTGGCGTGAAAGCAATTCTTACTCGCGAATCGGATATAGATGTTCCTTTTCACGAGCGTTCGAATATTGCTAATCGTAATCATGCGGATCTATTTATTTCCATTCATTGTAATTCTGCGAATTCAGACCAACGTGTAAAAGGTAAAAACGGCCGATACAGCACCCGAACGATTTATCGTCCTGGCGTTTCTGGTACGGAGACCTTTGTTTGTGGTTACAATAGATTACAACGTGGAGAGTCAGATGTCGCCATGCGAGAAAATGCCGATATCTTAATGGAAGAAAACTATCAAGAGAATTATAATGGGTTTGATCCTAATGACCCCTCTTCTTATATTATCTTCTCCTTGTTAAAAAGGACTTATAGAGAAAAAAGCATTAAATTTGCATCGTACGTTCAAAATGAATACGTCGGCAAAGGACGTCTTGACCGTGGCGTGCAAGAATTATCACTAGCTGTTTTAGCGGGCGCAAGTATGCCAGCTGTCTTAACTGAAATTGGCTTTATTAGCAACCCTGATGAAGAGAGTTACATGCTCTCGGAGGTTGGACAAGCAGAAATTGTAAAGAATTTGGTAGATGCTATCAGACGTTACAAACAAGGAAATGAGGCAATTGCGCAGCAATAG
- a CDS encoding putative LPS assembly protein LptD, which yields MASLQAQEETTLKRATVTQDTSKKLQDSTLLTQDSSKNNFREVTGQDTVVMKDSSGLETTVSIVANDSSWNEVSKNILHLFKGAKVKYQNFELAADYIRLDRNTNVLFASGVIDHNGKYVGRPVVIMPGEGPIAVDSLLYNYKSQIPKTFGVMTEVDGAFIQAREVRKNIYDETSLYKGLYSTCNLPYPHTHFGIQISKGVITDKQIIAGPSYLVVENIPLKFLAIPFGFFPKQDKKSSGFLFPSFGEDAARGFSMRDLGWYLTFNDYWDTEFRGNLYSKGSWEASMRTQYMVNYKYNGNFALRYGSTVSGVEGTQNFGRNKDFNVTWNHTQRQEANPGTSFTASVNFGTSSYFRNTAANGTYDISQITNNRMNSSIAYGKVFSDGKINFTSSLRHDQNLATGDISLELPQISLNVSTFNPFDSKDRIGEQKWYQRITVGYSLQARNFVSTKDSILFKNNFFGQFTNGFQHNIPVSLSLNVLKYFQFNTSMNYTERWYFQSIENRLVNEINGYSTVKDTIQGFKRAYDYSVSSGLSTKIYGNYKRGIGKIQQMRHVMTPSINVNYRPDFGAEKFGIYKDYTDENGAYRRYSIFENAIYGSPSMGKSMGIGFSIDNTLEAKIRDDKDSTGTGVKKIPLIQGLTFSGNYNVAADSLKLSPISFSGRTSLFDQKININFNGSFDPYSYDKYSGQRIDRYMVKDGKLARLTNFGLSFDYSFNPKASKSRNNNIDSLRNSMPAMTDEQTQALARISTDPNAFVDFNIPWNLSGSFSFNYSTIFDRDLQEMKPNITSTVNLHGDFNMTPKWKVQFNTGFDFVRMESSMSQISIYRDLHCWDMSVGWVPFGRYKSFNVTIRAKASILQDLKLTKRNSHFTY from the coding sequence GTGGCCTCCTTACAGGCACAGGAAGAGACTACATTGAAACGAGCTACCGTTACACAAGATACCTCTAAAAAGCTACAAGATTCAACTTTATTAACGCAAGATAGTAGTAAAAATAACTTTCGGGAAGTGACAGGGCAGGATACTGTCGTCATGAAAGATAGTTCGGGTCTAGAAACAACGGTAAGCATTGTCGCGAATGACTCTTCATGGAATGAGGTAAGTAAAAATATACTTCACCTATTTAAGGGGGCAAAAGTAAAGTATCAAAACTTTGAATTGGCCGCCGATTATATCCGCTTAGATCGTAATACCAATGTTTTATTTGCTTCTGGAGTAATAGACCACAATGGCAAGTATGTCGGGCGCCCGGTTGTTATTATGCCAGGTGAGGGGCCAATTGCTGTTGACTCCTTGCTCTATAATTATAAAAGTCAAATTCCTAAAACCTTTGGCGTAATGACAGAGGTTGATGGCGCATTTATACAAGCGCGTGAAGTGCGAAAGAACATCTATGATGAGACCTCACTTTACAAAGGCTTATACAGTACATGTAATCTTCCTTATCCGCATACGCACTTTGGTATTCAAATTTCGAAGGGCGTAATTACCGACAAACAAATTATTGCAGGACCTTCTTATTTGGTGGTAGAGAATATTCCATTGAAATTTCTTGCTATTCCTTTCGGGTTCTTCCCTAAACAAGATAAAAAGAGTAGTGGTTTCCTATTTCCTTCTTTTGGTGAAGATGCTGCGCGTGGATTCTCTATGCGTGATTTAGGATGGTATTTGACGTTCAACGATTATTGGGACACCGAATTTCGCGGGAACTTATATTCAAAAGGTTCTTGGGAAGCGAGTATGCGTACGCAGTATATGGTAAACTATAAGTACAATGGTAACTTTGCTTTACGTTACGGCTCTACGGTAAGTGGGGTAGAGGGTACTCAGAACTTTGGACGAAATAAGGATTTCAACGTAACATGGAATCATACACAACGTCAAGAAGCAAATCCTGGAACATCATTTACAGCATCAGTAAACTTTGGTACAAGTTCATATTTTAGAAATACTGCGGCGAATGGTACATACGATATCAGTCAAATTACCAACAACCGAATGAACTCTTCCATTGCTTATGGAAAGGTTTTCTCTGATGGGAAAATTAATTTCACGTCCAGCTTGCGCCATGATCAAAACTTGGCAACGGGCGATATCTCGTTAGAGTTACCTCAGATCAGTTTGAACGTTTCGACATTCAACCCGTTCGATTCAAAAGACCGTATAGGGGAACAAAAGTGGTATCAACGTATTACTGTTGGGTATAGCTTGCAAGCTAGAAACTTTGTATCTACTAAAGATTCCATCTTGTTTAAGAATAATTTCTTTGGACAATTTACGAATGGTTTCCAACATAACATCCCAGTTAGCTTAAGTTTGAATGTATTAAAGTATTTCCAGTTTAATACTTCGATGAATTATACAGAGCGTTGGTATTTTCAATCTATCGAGAATCGTTTAGTTAATGAAATAAATGGTTACTCTACTGTAAAGGATACGATTCAAGGTTTTAAACGTGCTTATGATTATTCGGTATCTAGTGGATTATCAACGAAAATATACGGTAACTATAAACGTGGTATAGGTAAGATTCAGCAGATGCGACATGTGATGACGCCTTCCATCAACGTGAATTATCGTCCAGATTTTGGTGCTGAGAAGTTTGGCATTTATAAGGACTATACGGATGAGAATGGTGCCTACAGAAGGTATTCAATTTTTGAAAACGCGATTTACGGATCTCCATCGATGGGTAAATCAATGGGTATTGGTTTCTCAATTGATAATACGTTAGAGGCTAAGATTCGTGACGACAAAGATTCGACCGGTACAGGGGTTAAGAAGATTCCATTGATTCAAGGCTTAACTTTCAGTGGAAATTACAATGTTGCAGCCGATTCATTAAAGTTATCACCGATTAGTTTTTCGGGAAGAACCTCATTATTCGATCAGAAGATTAATATCAATTTTAACGGTAGTTTTGATCCGTATAGCTACGATAAGTACTCGGGGCAACGAATTGATCGCTATATGGTGAAAGACGGAAAGTTAGCGCGTTTAACAAACTTCGGTTTATCGTTTGACTACAGTTTCAACCCTAAAGCATCGAAAAGTAGAAACAATAATATTGATTCATTACGTAACAGTATGCCGGCGATGACGGATGAGCAAACGCAGGCACTTGCACGTATTAGTACGGATCCTAATGCCTTTGTCGATTTCAATATTCCATGGAACTTATCGGGTTCCTTCAGTTTCAATTATTCAACGATATTTGATCGTGATTTGCAGGAAATGAAACCGAACATTACGAGTACAGTCAATTTACATGGTGATTTTAACATGACACCGAAGTGGAAAGTTCAATTTAATACTGGATTTGACTTTGTGCGTATGGAATCATCGATGTCGCAAATAAGTATTTATCGGGATCTTCACTGTTGGGATATGTCTGTTGGCTGGGTGCCATTCGGACGTTATAAGAGTTTTAACGTGACCATTCGAGCGAAAGCTTCGATACTTCAAGATTTGAAATTAACAAAGCGTAACAGTCACTTTACCTATTAA
- a CDS encoding competence/damage-inducible protein A, with protein MKAEIITTGDEILLGQIVDTNSAWMAQALLSLQIQIAQITSISDREEHILEALSNATQRADLIICTGGLGPTKDDITKLTAAKFFQTSLVRNEGVLTHVRGIFEKFNRTMPDINLGQADVLSNGEVLFNDWGTAPGIWVAHEGKVYVFLPGVPFEMKNLMSHRVLPKLQEFNSQEKIAIRYILTVGIGESHLAEQIADIEDAFPPHIHLAYLPKIGLVRLRISASGSDMVQLEEELDHYAKLLINRVGDAVVAHDDISFEEAIVRSFVESKETLATAESCTGGNVAKQITEIAGASAMFQGGIVAYANQAKEHLLHVEHSVLAQYGAVSEETVIQMARGAQKQLGASYAIATSGIAGPGGGTEEKPVGTVWVAIAGKTEVKTKLFQFHQDRILNIERTTAQSLLMLWNLFQKEKGI; from the coding sequence ATGAAAGCAGAGATTATTACCACCGGTGATGAAATTTTGCTAGGGCAAATTGTCGATACCAATTCGGCATGGATGGCACAAGCCTTATTGTCCTTGCAAATCCAAATAGCACAAATCACCTCTATTTCTGATCGCGAAGAGCATATCTTAGAAGCACTAAGTAATGCAACGCAGCGTGCGGATTTAATCATCTGTACAGGTGGCTTAGGCCCAACAAAGGATGATATTACCAAGCTAACTGCTGCGAAATTCTTTCAAACTAGCTTAGTCCGAAATGAAGGTGTGTTAACGCATGTTCGTGGAATTTTTGAGAAGTTTAACAGAACGATGCCTGATATTAATTTAGGACAAGCGGATGTTTTATCAAATGGGGAAGTCCTATTCAATGATTGGGGCACAGCACCAGGTATATGGGTAGCTCATGAAGGTAAAGTTTATGTCTTTCTACCGGGGGTTCCTTTCGAGATGAAGAATCTGATGAGCCACCGTGTTCTGCCTAAGCTTCAGGAGTTCAATAGCCAAGAGAAGATCGCGATTCGTTATATCTTAACAGTAGGGATTGGAGAGTCACATTTGGCGGAGCAGATTGCTGATATTGAAGATGCCTTTCCTCCACATATACATTTAGCTTATCTCCCAAAGATCGGCTTAGTCCGTCTGCGAATATCTGCAAGCGGATCGGATATGGTTCAATTGGAAGAGGAATTAGATCATTATGCAAAATTATTGATTAATCGTGTTGGCGATGCGGTTGTTGCTCACGATGATATTAGTTTTGAAGAAGCTATTGTCCGATCATTCGTAGAATCTAAAGAGACTTTAGCGACGGCTGAAAGTTGTACGGGAGGAAATGTTGCGAAGCAGATTACAGAGATTGCTGGTGCAAGCGCAATGTTCCAGGGTGGTATCGTCGCATATGCAAACCAAGCAAAAGAGCATTTGTTGCATGTGGAACATTCGGTCTTAGCGCAATATGGAGCAGTCAGTGAGGAGACGGTTATTCAAATGGCTCGTGGAGCACAAAAGCAATTAGGTGCGAGCTACGCCATTGCGACGAGTGGTATTGCTGGACCGGGCGGCGGAACGGAAGAAAAGCCTGTGGGCACCGTTTGGGTTGCTATCGCGGGAAAAACAGAAGTAAAAACAAAATTGTTTCAGTTCCATCAGGATCGGATTCTCAATATCGAGCGAACAACAGCTCAATCTTTGCTGATGTTGTGGAATTTATTTCAAAAAGAAAAAGGCATTTAA
- a CDS encoding dihydrolipoamide acetyltransferase family protein — protein sequence MAIYKLLLPKMGESVSEATLTNWLKQVGDQINEDDAVAEIATDKVDSEVPSPVSGRLKERLFEENQVIQVGDVIALIEVDGEEIEEVVENISAELVTEEEVQQSNVEDLATEIPAEEVSIPGISQIQESHHNETVNSEPMQHGIRFYSPLVRNIAQHEGISQQELDTIPGTGAEGRVTKEDVLKFIQQRTNTGQIPTNALEPKQHSSEKSASVEAPVPTPAAQVVRASNTDEVIEMDRMRRLISDHMVNSVKTSPHVFSVVEADVTGLVNWRNKVKDDYKKREGENITFTPLIIEAIAKAIKDFPLINVSVDGYNIIRKKNINIGMAAALPTGNLIVPVIKNVDQLSLSGISRSVNDLANRSRANKLKPDDTQGGTFTFTNIGAFGNIIGMPIINQPQAAILAVGTIKKKPAVLETEQGDVIAIRHMMYLSMSYDHRVIDGALGGSFIRRVADYLENWDINRIV from the coding sequence ATGGCTATATATAAACTTTTACTCCCAAAAATGGGGGAAAGCGTGTCTGAAGCTACGTTGACCAATTGGTTAAAACAAGTTGGAGATCAGATTAATGAAGACGATGCAGTAGCCGAAATTGCGACGGATAAAGTTGATTCTGAGGTGCCTTCGCCAGTTTCTGGTAGATTAAAAGAGCGATTGTTCGAAGAGAATCAAGTAATTCAAGTTGGCGATGTTATTGCCCTTATTGAAGTCGACGGTGAAGAAATAGAAGAAGTGGTAGAGAACATTTCTGCGGAATTAGTTACCGAAGAAGAAGTTCAGCAGTCAAATGTCGAGGATCTAGCTACTGAGATCCCTGCAGAGGAAGTATCCATTCCTGGTATTTCTCAAATTCAAGAATCACATCATAATGAAACCGTAAATAGCGAACCTATGCAACATGGTATTCGCTTCTATTCTCCGTTAGTGAGAAATATAGCCCAACATGAAGGTATTAGTCAGCAGGAGTTAGATACAATTCCTGGTACAGGTGCTGAAGGTCGTGTAACGAAAGAGGATGTGTTGAAGTTTATTCAACAACGCACGAATACAGGACAAATCCCCACAAATGCGTTAGAGCCTAAGCAGCATAGTTCGGAGAAATCGGCTTCAGTTGAAGCTCCAGTTCCAACACCAGCAGCTCAGGTAGTTCGAGCAAGCAATACTGATGAGGTTATTGAGATGGATCGTATGCGTCGTCTAATTTCCGATCATATGGTAAATAGTGTGAAGACTTCTCCACACGTGTTTTCAGTGGTAGAAGCGGACGTTACTGGTCTTGTAAACTGGCGCAATAAAGTTAAAGATGATTATAAAAAGCGTGAGGGTGAGAATATCACATTTACGCCTTTAATTATTGAAGCAATAGCAAAGGCTATTAAAGACTTTCCTCTCATCAATGTTTCTGTTGATGGATATAACATCATCCGTAAGAAGAACATCAACATAGGAATGGCAGCTGCGCTACCAACGGGAAATTTAATTGTTCCTGTTATCAAGAATGTTGATCAATTAAGCTTATCGGGCATTAGTCGCTCTGTAAATGATCTTGCTAATCGTTCTAGAGCAAATAAATTAAAACCTGACGATACACAAGGAGGTACATTTACTTTTACTAATATTGGGGCATTCGGTAATATTATTGGTATGCCAATTATCAATCAACCTCAGGCGGCAATTCTTGCCGTAGGAACGATCAAAAAGAAACCTGCAGTATTAGAAACCGAACAGGGCGATGTGATAGCAATACGTCATATGATGTATCTTTCGATGTCGTATGATCATCGTGTGATTGACGGTGCTTTGGGCGGATCGTTTATTCGCAGAGTTGCAGATTACTTGGAGAATTGGGATATCAATAGAATCGTCTGA